Proteins co-encoded in one Bacillus horti genomic window:
- the fliG gene encoding flagellar motor switch protein FliG, whose amino-acid sequence MAKALKEITGKQKAALLMVSLGPEVSAQIFKHLNEDEIEQLTLEIANVRRVDQAQKESILDEFNEMCLAQDYISQGGIAYAKDILEKALGQEKALGIINRLTATLQVRPFDFARKADPNQILNFIQNEHSQTIALVLSYLEASQSAQILSELTPEKQSDVARRIALMDSTSPEVINQVERILEQKLSATVTHDYTQAGGVEAVVQVLNGVDRSTERTILDALEIEDPELAEEIKKRMFVFEDIVTLDNRSIQRVIRDVQNEDLLLALKVSSEEVKESLFANMSKRMADTFKEEMEYMGPVRLRDVEEAQTRIVATIRRLEEAGEVIIARGGGDDIVV is encoded by the coding sequence ATGGCTAAAGCATTAAAGGAAATTACCGGGAAGCAAAAAGCAGCTTTGCTTATGGTTTCCCTTGGACCAGAGGTATCAGCGCAAATCTTTAAGCATTTAAATGAGGATGAAATTGAACAACTAACGTTAGAAATTGCAAATGTTCGTAGGGTGGATCAAGCACAGAAAGAATCTATACTGGATGAGTTTAATGAGATGTGTTTAGCTCAGGATTACATTAGCCAAGGTGGTATAGCTTACGCTAAGGATATTCTGGAGAAGGCTTTAGGACAAGAGAAGGCCCTAGGTATTATCAATCGTTTGACAGCCACACTTCAGGTTAGACCATTCGATTTTGCTAGAAAAGCTGATCCTAATCAGATTTTAAACTTTATTCAAAATGAACACTCTCAAACAATTGCCTTAGTTTTATCTTACTTGGAGGCAAGTCAGTCTGCGCAAATTCTATCTGAGCTAACTCCTGAGAAGCAATCAGATGTGGCCAGAAGAATTGCATTGATGGATAGCACTTCTCCTGAAGTGATTAATCAAGTTGAGCGTATTCTAGAGCAAAAGCTATCGGCTACTGTCACTCATGATTATACTCAAGCCGGGGGAGTAGAAGCAGTTGTTCAAGTGCTTAACGGTGTAGACCGTAGTACGGAAAGAACCATTTTAGATGCTCTTGAGATTGAAGATCCAGAATTAGCTGAAGAAATTAAGAAGAGAATGTTTGTCTTTGAAGATATTGTTACTCTTGATAACCGATCCATTCAAAGAGTTATTAGAGATGTTCAGAATGAGGATCTATTACTTGCCCTGAAGGTCTCAAGCGAAGAAGTAAAAGAATCACTATTTGCCAATATGTCCAAACGTATGGCGGATACGTTTAAAGAAGAAATGGAATATATGGGGCCTGTACGCTTACGTGATGTAGAGGAAGCTCAGACAAGAATTGTAGCAACTATTAGACGCCTAGAAGAGGCTGGAGAGGTTATCATTGCTCGTGGCGGAGGAGATGACATCGTTGTCTAA
- the hslU gene encoding ATP-dependent protease ATPase subunit HslU: MTKQAYTPKQIVEELDKYIVGQKQAKKSVAIALRNRYRRSLLASHLQDEIVPKNILMIGPTGVGKTEIARRLAKLVGAPFVKVEATKFTEVGYVGRDVESMVRDLVETSIRIVKEERLVDVQEQAEINANERLVDLLVPTKKQKQSFKNPLEMLFGGQEEDKPDDNQTKQEEDLILRKRQMKHKLDLGELEDHLVVIEVEDQGPNMFEIFSGQGVEQMGINMQDLFGNMMPKKKKKKKLPVSDARKILTQIEANKLIDMDEVQQESIRRAEQSGIIFIDEIDKIAGKQGNQSADVSREGVQRDILPIVEGSTIVTKYGPIKTDYILFIAAGAFHMAKPSDLIPELQGRFPIRVELTDLLVEDFIRILTEPRNALTKQYTALLETEGIKIEFSDEAIAEIANIATQVNRDTDNIGARRLHTILEKLLEDLSFEAPDITLEKIVITPAYVNEKLGGIIKNKDLSQYIL, from the coding sequence TTGACTAAGCAGGCGTATACTCCAAAACAAATCGTCGAGGAGCTCGACAAATATATCGTAGGTCAGAAGCAAGCCAAAAAATCTGTTGCCATTGCGCTGCGTAACCGATATCGCAGAAGCTTACTTGCTTCTCATTTGCAGGACGAAATTGTTCCTAAGAACATCTTGATGATTGGGCCTACAGGTGTAGGGAAAACAGAAATTGCTCGACGTCTCGCAAAGCTTGTGGGGGCACCTTTTGTCAAAGTAGAAGCAACGAAGTTCACTGAGGTTGGTTACGTTGGTCGCGATGTTGAATCTATGGTCAGAGATTTAGTAGAGACGTCTATACGTATCGTCAAAGAAGAAAGGCTTGTCGATGTTCAAGAACAAGCTGAAATAAATGCGAATGAAAGATTAGTGGATCTCCTTGTTCCTACAAAAAAACAAAAACAATCCTTTAAGAACCCATTAGAAATGCTTTTTGGTGGTCAAGAGGAAGATAAGCCTGATGATAATCAAACAAAGCAAGAAGAGGATCTTATTTTGCGAAAGCGTCAGATGAAGCATAAGCTCGATCTTGGGGAGCTTGAAGATCATCTAGTGGTTATTGAGGTTGAAGATCAGGGTCCAAACATGTTTGAGATTTTCTCAGGTCAAGGCGTTGAACAGATGGGGATTAACATGCAGGATTTGTTCGGTAATATGATGCCTAAAAAGAAGAAAAAGAAAAAGCTCCCTGTCTCTGATGCACGAAAAATATTGACACAAATTGAAGCGAATAAGTTAATTGATATGGATGAAGTGCAACAAGAGTCCATTCGCCGAGCTGAACAAAGCGGAATTATTTTTATCGATGAGATTGATAAAATCGCTGGTAAGCAAGGAAATCAATCAGCAGATGTTTCTCGTGAAGGTGTGCAAAGAGATATACTTCCAATCGTTGAGGGTTCAACTATTGTAACGAAATATGGACCGATTAAAACGGATTATATTCTTTTTATTGCAGCTGGCGCCTTCCATATGGCTAAACCATCTGATCTTATTCCCGAACTCCAAGGTAGGTTTCCAATTCGCGTTGAGCTAACAGACCTTCTGGTTGAGGATTTTATTCGAATCCTTACCGAGCCTAGAAATGCATTAACAAAACAATATACAGCCTTATTAGAGACAGAAGGTATAAAAATAGAATTTTCTGACGAAGCTATAGCAGAGATAGCCAATATTGCCACTCAAGTGAACAGAGATACAGATAATATTGGGGCTAGACGATTGCATACAATACTGGAAAAGCTACTCGAGGACTTATCCTTCGAGGCACCAGACATCACCTTAGAAAAAATCGTGATCACACCGGCCTATGTAAATGAGAAGCTTGGTGGAATTATTAAGAATAAAGATCTATCTCAGTATATCCTTTAA
- the fliF gene encoding flagellar basal-body MS-ring/collar protein FliF: protein MREQLLRIKDRGLETWSQLANRQKVIIIGIIVLLLVSLILLISWASKPEYATLYTNLSQSETGEIVSEIESRGIPVQIAPDGRSVSVPRTEVERLKVELAYAGIPRSGNINYSVFSENMGFGTTDRQFDVVERDAMQNELRYLIEQIDGIDQAKVMITLPKESVWLMNEEQAATASVLLTTRQGLELNQVQVQGLYHLISKSVPQLPVENIVVMDQNWGSYELADPTELDTTLSQHQQQRQVIRDIERDIQRELQQMLGIIMGQNRVVVSVFANVNFDRETREEHLVTPTAPDTNEGIAVSIERIQESFEGQGGTVGGIPGTGDGDIAGYQGAEGSGDSEYERIEERINRDVNRIFRNIVASPYTIEDLTINVGFEPVDPETDSEETVEGIRGILRSVVSTYMSTSSVEFTQDELDQKINVFTSTFSGTPEFETPTAEANNIWLYILGGVAALAIGALAYVLIRNRRKNEEAEAEEEIPAAPFLEEFDFDQENEETARRKRIERLAKNKPEEFVKLLRTWLADD, encoded by the coding sequence ATGAGAGAGCAGCTACTAAGAATAAAAGATAGAGGTTTAGAAACGTGGAGCCAGCTGGCAAATCGGCAAAAAGTCATTATTATTGGTATTATTGTCCTTCTACTTGTATCCTTAATTCTCTTGATCAGCTGGGCATCTAAACCGGAATATGCAACGTTATACACAAACCTATCTCAATCGGAAACAGGCGAGATTGTTTCAGAGATTGAATCAAGAGGAATTCCAGTTCAGATAGCTCCAGACGGAAGAAGTGTTAGTGTTCCGCGAACAGAAGTAGAAAGATTAAAAGTAGAATTGGCTTATGCTGGAATACCACGTAGTGGAAACATTAACTATAGTGTGTTCAGTGAAAACATGGGATTTGGTACAACGGATCGTCAATTCGATGTTGTTGAACGAGATGCGATGCAAAATGAATTGCGTTATTTAATTGAACAAATCGATGGGATTGATCAAGCTAAAGTGATGATCACTTTACCAAAGGAAAGTGTTTGGCTCATGAATGAGGAACAAGCTGCAACAGCGTCGGTATTGCTGACTACAAGACAGGGATTGGAGCTTAACCAAGTTCAGGTTCAAGGTCTATATCACTTGATAAGTAAAAGTGTTCCTCAGCTACCAGTTGAAAACATTGTTGTAATGGATCAAAATTGGGGCAGCTATGAGCTTGCAGATCCTACTGAGCTAGATACGACCTTATCACAGCATCAGCAACAACGTCAGGTCATTCGAGATATTGAGAGAGATATTCAAAGAGAATTACAGCAAATGCTTGGTATCATTATGGGCCAAAATCGTGTTGTAGTTTCCGTATTTGCTAATGTGAATTTTGATCGAGAAACACGTGAGGAGCATCTTGTAACACCAACTGCGCCAGACACGAATGAAGGAATTGCTGTTAGTATCGAGAGAATACAGGAATCCTTTGAAGGTCAAGGAGGTACAGTCGGAGGTATCCCTGGAACTGGTGATGGAGATATAGCCGGCTACCAAGGGGCAGAAGGCTCTGGAGATAGTGAGTATGAAAGAATAGAAGAGCGAATTAATCGCGATGTAAATAGGATATTTCGTAATATTGTTGCTAGCCCATATACAATTGAAGACTTGACCATCAATGTCGGCTTTGAGCCTGTTGATCCAGAAACTGATTCTGAGGAGACTGTGGAGGGTATCAGAGGGATTTTGAGATCTGTTGTAAGTACATATATGAGTACAAGCAGCGTAGAGTTTACTCAAGATGAACTAGATCAGAAAATTAATGTCTTCACAAGTACATTCAGCGGCACTCCAGAATTTGAAACACCAACGGCTGAAGCAAACAACATTTGGCTGTACATTCTAGGTGGAGTAGCAGCATTAGCCATCGGAGCTCTTGCTTACGTGTTAATTAGAAATCGTCGTAAGAATGAGGAAGCTGAAGCTGAAGAAGAGATTCCAGCAGCTCCTTTCTTAGAGGAATTTGATTTTGATCAAGAAAATGAAGAAACAGCAAGAAGAAAACGCATTGAAAGATTAGCGAAGAACAAGCCAGAGGAGTTTGTTAAGCTGTTAAGAACATGGTTAGCAGATGACTAG
- the flgC gene encoding flagellar basal body rod protein FlgC, which produces MSLFSALNNSASALTANRFRMDVISSNVANAQTTRARFVNGEWQPYQRKMVHIAPSGTKRFDSLLQKAMGKQDESSQGVKVTRIVEDQAPFKLVYDPDHPDANEEGYVSLPNVDIAKEMVDLMSATRSYDANVTVLNATKSMFVKALEIGKG; this is translated from the coding sequence ATGAGCTTATTTAGCGCATTAAATAACAGTGCTTCTGCTTTAACAGCTAATCGTTTTCGAATGGATGTTATATCTAGTAATGTAGCCAATGCTCAGACGACTAGAGCAAGGTTTGTGAACGGTGAATGGCAGCCTTATCAAAGGAAAATGGTACATATTGCACCGTCCGGAACAAAAAGATTTGACTCCTTGCTTCAAAAGGCGATGGGCAAACAGGATGAAAGCTCACAGGGTGTAAAAGTAACTAGGATTGTTGAGGATCAAGCTCCATTTAAGCTTGTTTATGACCCCGACCATCCTGATGCTAATGAGGAAGGATATGTGAGTCTGCCAAACGTAGATATAGCTAAAGAAATGGTAGATTTAATGTCGGCTACTAGATCATATGATGCAAATGTAACTGTATTGAATGCAACAAAAAGCATGTTTGTAAAAGCATTAGAAATCGGGAAAGGATAG
- the fliJ gene encoding flagellar export protein FliJ: MSTYHYPYQRILDVKSKEKENAQLQMAKAIQRQSQAEIRINELEQKIGQATDRVEQQYVAVTRVQDLQGIENYMSVLRKKLSFEKKEVEFAKKNVDKKQEVLREKLKEEKTWMVLREKKENEHLEGLKHIEQQELDEMASTSFNRLSESKG; encoded by the coding sequence TTGTCTACCTATCATTATCCATACCAAAGAATACTAGATGTTAAATCAAAGGAAAAAGAGAATGCTCAACTGCAAATGGCTAAGGCTATTCAGCGTCAGTCTCAGGCCGAAATCAGAATCAATGAACTTGAGCAAAAAATCGGACAAGCTACAGATCGTGTTGAACAGCAGTATGTGGCTGTAACTAGAGTACAGGATTTACAGGGAATTGAAAATTATATGAGTGTTCTGCGAAAGAAGCTGAGCTTTGAAAAAAAAGAAGTCGAATTCGCTAAAAAAAATGTCGATAAAAAGCAGGAAGTTTTGCGAGAAAAGTTGAAAGAAGAAAAGACATGGATGGTGTTAAGGGAAAAGAAAGAAAACGAACACCTTGAAGGATTAAAACATATCGAACAGCAGGAATTAGATGAAATGGCAAGTACAAGCTTTAATCGCCTTTCAGAATCTAAGGGGTGA
- the flgD gene encoding flagellar hook assembly protein FlgD, whose amino-acid sequence MSGFYTMNTNSTPSSVFNSDYYKNTKDFHESSQLGQDAFLKLLLAQLQHQDPLEPLQDREFIAQMAQFSSLEQMTNLNQYMKGFIDFNISTAIVQYSHLIGQKVSYKEDADGLEIDGEGIVKGISMKDGMLSIELESGARIPLDSIYKIEDVRGDTDESN is encoded by the coding sequence ATGAGTGGATTTTATACGATGAATACAAATTCAACTCCTTCTTCGGTGTTTAATAGTGATTATTATAAAAACACGAAAGACTTTCATGAAAGCAGTCAGCTAGGACAGGATGCTTTTCTCAAGCTTTTACTAGCACAGCTTCAGCACCAGGATCCACTAGAGCCTTTACAGGATAGAGAATTCATCGCTCAGATGGCTCAGTTCAGTAGCTTGGAGCAGATGACTAACTTGAATCAATACATGAAGGGTTTCATTGATTTTAATATTAGTACCGCCATTGTGCAGTATTCTCATCTTATTGGTCAAAAGGTGTCCTATAAAGAGGATGCAGATGGGCTTGAGATTGATGGAGAAGGAATTGTTAAAGGAATTTCGATGAAAGACGGTATGCTATCGATAGAACTAGAGAGTGGGGCAAGAATTCCACTGGATAGCATTTATAAAATTGAAGATGTACGTGGAGATACAGATGAAAGCAATTAA
- the flgB gene encoding flagellar basal body rod protein FlgB, protein MNLFPSNFQRLEGAMNAATLTQKTISSNIANVDTPNYKAKEVAFQSELKKAMDSQAHLRAHKTNEQHISFSTEAQQTIQPKIRVQTNTLFNHNGNNVDLDYEMAQLAKNQLYYDAVKERLNGHLNSLRTVITEGR, encoded by the coding sequence GTGAATCTTTTTCCAAGCAATTTTCAAAGATTAGAAGGTGCTATGAATGCTGCAACATTAACACAGAAAACCATTTCGTCTAATATTGCAAACGTTGATACGCCAAATTATAAAGCTAAAGAAGTGGCTTTTCAATCCGAGCTAAAAAAAGCTATGGACAGTCAAGCACATTTACGAGCACATAAGACAAATGAACAACACATCTCATTTAGCACTGAGGCTCAACAAACCATACAACCAAAAATAAGAGTTCAAACAAATACACTGTTTAATCACAATGGGAATAACGTTGATTTAGACTATGAAATGGCTCAGCTAGCCAAAAACCAACTGTATTACGACGCAGTTAAGGAAAGACTAAATGGGCATTTAAACAGTTTGAGAACAGTAATTACTGAAGGGAGGTAA
- the fliE gene encoding flagellar hook-basal body complex protein FliE codes for MDNIGSIQSTILSPRQSVNTVEKESQGTSFSSVLTDALDQVSTYQRESQALTNQLVTGQVDDVHQVMIAAQKASLSLQLTVQVRNKIVESYQEIMRMQV; via the coding sequence ATGGATAACATTGGATCCATTCAGTCGACAATATTGTCACCTAGACAGTCAGTAAATACAGTTGAAAAAGAAAGCCAAGGCACCTCTTTTTCTTCCGTTCTTACGGATGCTCTTGATCAGGTAAGTACATATCAGCGCGAATCGCAAGCATTAACTAACCAATTAGTTACCGGGCAGGTCGATGATGTTCATCAGGTCATGATCGCCGCACAAAAAGCGAGTCTTTCTTTACAGCTCACCGTCCAGGTAAGAAATAAGATCGTTGAATCTTACCAGGAGATAATGAGAATGCAGGTTTAA
- a CDS encoding flagellar hook-length control protein FliK — MNIAQSFFSTSSAVESALASGVVGTSEKNTSSSGLFSQLFSALTAETGQEESIEGLLEKMLGLLELAALQEEENKSMVQLPVFELSLGQGSDDEATQALSDYLLKLSELLESFPETQMDEESIELNQDFVDQLYHQFLLLPQGFLEAINAQPLADSKDGQQLVAALTKWNSLLQSLVQQQQQGSSTHQAQLSPVQVQQVQQVVEQMNNQPAVLHGLKEKISQVASTINDYAIHADKLIKAPNFVPASILKEASEAQAKQTIAPVPVAQETGQGHSQATQIINTQQDTAIQALQARGMESVTVTKSAEAEQQQTVRFSHLIEDVQKVLKQQIQLKAGLEGNQIRLKLTPEHLGHLDIRLTTVEGKVMAQFLVSSQMAKDALELSVGQLRISLQQQGVQVDRIEITQQQSQQQSLPDQRESQSFAQQHNQSKQKSSYQDDEQSFGEMLETDEVEQQGIDFRA; from the coding sequence ATGAATATTGCTCAAAGTTTCTTTTCAACAAGCTCTGCCGTTGAAAGCGCGCTGGCTAGTGGTGTTGTAGGTACATCAGAAAAAAATACCAGCTCTTCAGGATTGTTTTCTCAGCTATTTTCTGCACTAACCGCTGAGACAGGACAAGAGGAAAGCATTGAAGGTCTTTTAGAAAAAATGCTTGGTCTACTTGAGCTTGCCGCTCTTCAGGAGGAAGAAAACAAATCCATGGTTCAGCTGCCAGTCTTTGAATTGAGCTTAGGACAAGGCAGTGATGACGAAGCTACACAGGCATTAAGTGATTATTTGCTTAAGCTTTCGGAGCTGTTAGAATCATTTCCTGAGACTCAAATGGATGAAGAATCAATTGAACTGAATCAGGATTTTGTGGATCAGTTGTATCATCAATTTTTACTGCTACCACAAGGCTTTCTTGAAGCTATCAATGCGCAGCCGTTAGCCGATTCAAAGGATGGTCAACAGCTTGTAGCCGCATTAACAAAGTGGAATAGCCTTTTACAAAGCTTAGTACAACAGCAACAGCAGGGGAGTTCAACTCATCAAGCTCAATTGAGCCCGGTACAAGTTCAACAAGTTCAGCAGGTGGTAGAACAGATGAATAATCAGCCAGCTGTTTTACATGGCCTAAAAGAGAAAATTTCCCAGGTGGCATCGACCATAAATGATTATGCGATCCATGCTGATAAGTTGATCAAAGCTCCTAACTTTGTACCAGCATCTATTCTAAAAGAAGCATCAGAAGCTCAAGCAAAACAGACAATAGCCCCGGTTCCTGTTGCTCAGGAGACTGGTCAAGGCCATAGTCAGGCAACTCAAATTATCAATACTCAGCAGGATACAGCTATCCAAGCGCTACAAGCAAGAGGAATGGAGTCTGTTACAGTGACCAAATCTGCTGAAGCAGAACAGCAGCAAACGGTAAGATTCAGCCATTTAATTGAAGATGTTCAAAAAGTTTTAAAGCAGCAAATTCAGCTTAAGGCGGGTCTAGAAGGAAACCAAATTAGGTTGAAATTAACGCCTGAACATCTAGGTCATTTAGATATTCGCTTAACTACCGTTGAAGGAAAAGTGATGGCTCAGTTTCTGGTAAGCAGTCAGATGGCGAAGGATGCCTTAGAGCTTTCCGTTGGTCAATTGCGAATTTCTCTTCAGCAACAGGGAGTCCAGGTGGATCGAATTGAGATTACCCAGCAGCAATCACAGCAGCAATCTCTGCCCGACCAAAGAGAAAGCCAAAGCTTTGCTCAGCAGCATAATCAATCCAAACAAAAATCTAGCTATCAGGATGATGAACAATCCTTCGGTGAGATGCTAGAAACGGATGAAGTAGAGCAACAAGGTATTGATTTTAGAGCGTAA
- a CDS encoding FliH/SctL family protein: MSNVYKSRVVSSIGQKMLSHQKIHNKQQEDKLIGLNVEQIKSEIEIVTEQKKVLELEVEGLLAQLRELDEKINTDKRTAQDEIEQLWQTTKQEIEQLSEETLKSAQEQGFEQGYQAGYKQVQEELEHKKVELRSIVEKAYEHKDRIIQDSEPFLLELSVKMAKKILQHELETSEKQIIEMIQHSLKLVKERGDIVIEVNPTDYPILLTHLDELEEYLDDSQELKVIPADVSQVSQGCFIHTERGTYDVTIDNQLQELKNQLLALFEESVCE; this comes from the coding sequence TTGTCTAACGTTTATAAGTCTAGAGTTGTATCTAGTATTGGTCAAAAGATGCTTTCTCACCAAAAGATTCATAACAAGCAGCAGGAAGATAAATTAATTGGTTTAAATGTTGAGCAGATAAAAAGTGAGATTGAGATTGTAACAGAGCAAAAAAAGGTGCTAGAGCTTGAGGTTGAAGGGTTGCTAGCTCAGCTTAGAGAGCTTGATGAAAAAATCAACACAGATAAAAGGACAGCGCAAGATGAGATTGAGCAATTGTGGCAGACAACGAAGCAAGAAATAGAGCAGCTTTCAGAAGAGACTTTGAAAAGCGCTCAGGAGCAAGGCTTTGAACAAGGCTATCAAGCTGGATATAAGCAAGTGCAGGAGGAATTGGAGCATAAAAAAGTAGAATTGCGTTCCATCGTTGAGAAGGCCTATGAGCATAAAGATAGAATCATCCAAGACTCTGAGCCTTTTCTGCTAGAGCTTAGTGTAAAAATGGCAAAGAAAATTTTACAGCATGAGCTCGAAACATCTGAAAAGCAGATTATAGAAATGATTCAGCATAGCTTGAAATTAGTCAAAGAACGTGGAGATATTGTTATTGAGGTTAATCCAACTGATTATCCTATTCTATTAACACACTTAGATGAGCTAGAGGAGTATCTGGATGATTCACAGGAGCTAAAGGTTATTCCCGCTGACGTTTCTCAGGTTAGTCAAGGCTGCTTCATTCATACCGAACGAGGTACCTATGATGTTACGATTGACAATCAGCTACAGGAGCTGAAAAACCAATTGCTTGCCTTGTTTGAGGAGAGTGTCTGTGAATGA
- the fliI gene encoding flagellar protein export ATPase FliI — MINTTENYLRCVEESQTIKKHGKVSQVIGLTIESDGPESNIGEICYIYPQNNGNPIEAEVVGFKGNKVLLMPLNDIAQIGPGSLVVGTGEPLQIKVGSAILGRVLDGRGKLLDGGRFPRGLKNYSTNNPPPNPMNRPRITTPLEVGVKSIDGLLTLGKGQRVGIFAGSGVGKSTLLGMIARNTTADINVIALIGERGREVKDFIERDLGPEGLARSVIVVATSDQPALQRIKGALTATAIAEYFRDQGKNVMLMMDSVTRFAMAQREVGLAIGEPPASKGYTPSVFALLPKLLERAGTSNQGSITAFYTVLVDGDDLNEPISDAVRGILDGHIVLDRKLAQKGQFPAINPLKSVSRLMSEIVGEEHLSSAEAFKSLLSTYESSEDLINIGAYKKGANRDIDNAIRMYPEIQSFLRQKTHEAPSFEESYQTLYSTFGKGD; from the coding sequence ATGATTAACACGACCGAGAATTACCTCAGATGTGTAGAGGAAAGTCAGACTATTAAAAAGCATGGAAAAGTGTCGCAGGTGATAGGATTAACGATTGAATCTGACGGCCCTGAATCAAACATTGGGGAAATTTGCTATATCTACCCCCAGAACAACGGGAATCCAATTGAAGCTGAGGTAGTTGGCTTTAAAGGAAATAAGGTTCTGCTAATGCCGCTAAATGATATTGCACAGATTGGTCCAGGTAGCTTGGTTGTAGGAACAGGGGAGCCACTGCAAATAAAAGTAGGCTCAGCTATTCTAGGGCGTGTCCTTGATGGGAGAGGAAAGCTATTAGATGGTGGTAGATTTCCTAGAGGATTAAAAAACTACTCAACAAATAATCCGCCTCCTAATCCTATGAATCGCCCACGAATAACAACACCTCTTGAGGTAGGCGTAAAATCAATTGATGGCTTGTTGACATTAGGAAAAGGTCAAAGGGTCGGGATTTTTGCCGGAAGTGGTGTAGGAAAAAGTACTTTACTAGGAATGATCGCTAGAAATACGACGGCTGATATTAATGTGATTGCTCTGATTGGAGAAAGGGGTAGAGAGGTTAAAGATTTTATAGAACGTGACTTAGGCCCGGAAGGACTTGCACGCTCAGTTATTGTAGTCGCTACCTCAGACCAACCAGCTCTTCAACGGATTAAGGGAGCTTTAACGGCAACTGCTATTGCGGAGTATTTCAGAGATCAGGGCAAAAATGTGATGCTAATGATGGATTCGGTCACAAGGTTTGCAATGGCCCAGCGTGAGGTAGGCCTAGCTATCGGTGAACCACCAGCAAGTAAAGGCTATACGCCAAGTGTGTTTGCCCTATTGCCAAAGCTGCTAGAACGAGCTGGTACATCAAATCAAGGGTCTATTACAGCTTTTTATACGGTACTGGTAGATGGGGATGATCTAAACGAGCCAATTTCCGACGCTGTTCGAGGAATTTTGGATGGTCATATCGTTTTGGATCGAAAGCTGGCGCAAAAGGGACAGTTCCCAGCTATTAACCCGCTAAAAAGTGTTAGTCGTCTGATGTCGGAAATTGTGGGAGAAGAACATCTATCATCTGCTGAAGCATTTAAGAGCTTACTTTCCACCTATGAATCATCAGAGGACCTTATTAATATCGGTGCTTATAAAAAGGGAGCTAATCGAGATATTGATAATGCCATCCGTATGTATCCTGAGATTCAGAGCTTTTTACGACAGAAAACACATGAGGCTCCTAGCTTTGAAGAAAGCTACCAGACTCTCTATTCAACATTTGGGAAGGGTGACTAA
- the codY gene encoding GTP-sensing pleiotropic transcriptional regulator CodY has product MELLSRTRRINSMLQAASGPVNFKEMAEVLSEVISANIFVVSRKGKLLGISIAQEISNERMTHYLEDKQFPEDYTQGILKITETSANLDIDSPYTSFPVEMKSFYSEALTTVVPILGGGERIGTLVLGRVKDKFEDDDLILAEYGATVVGMEILRERAEEIEQEARSKAVVQMAISSLSYSELEAVEHIFEELDGKEGLLVASKIADRVGITRSVIVNALRKLESAGVIESRSLGMKGTYIKVLNEKLIGELEKLKQS; this is encoded by the coding sequence ATGGAATTATTATCAAGAACTAGACGAATTAACAGCATGCTGCAAGCAGCATCTGGCCCTGTAAACTTTAAAGAAATGGCAGAGGTTCTCAGTGAAGTAATAAGTGCAAACATCTTTGTAGTAAGTCGTAAAGGAAAACTATTAGGAATCTCTATTGCTCAAGAAATCTCAAATGAAAGAATGACACATTATTTAGAAGACAAGCAATTCCCTGAGGATTATACACAAGGTATTTTGAAGATTACGGAAACTTCTGCAAACTTAGATATTGATAGTCCATACACGTCATTCCCAGTTGAAATGAAGTCTTTCTATTCTGAAGCTCTCACAACTGTTGTTCCTATTCTTGGTGGTGGAGAAAGAATTGGGACACTTGTACTTGGAAGAGTGAAAGATAAATTTGAAGATGATGACCTCATTTTAGCGGAATATGGAGCTACAGTTGTTGGGATGGAGATCCTCCGTGAAAGAGCGGAAGAAATTGAACAGGAAGCAAGAAGTAAAGCCGTTGTTCAAATGGCGATTAGCTCCCTTTCCTATAGTGAATTAGAAGCGGTTGAACATATCTTCGAGGAGCTTGATGGAAAAGAAGGTCTTCTTGTAGCAAGTAAGATTGCTGATCGTGTAGGAATTACTCGTTCTGTTATTGTTAACGCTTTGCGTAAGCTTGAAAGTGCAGGTGTGATTGAATCAAGATCACTTGGTATGAAAGGAACGTACATCAAAGTGTTAAATGAAAAGTTAATCGGAGAATTAGAAAAATTAAAGCAATCTTAA